From Psychrobacillus sp. FSL K6-2836, a single genomic window includes:
- a CDS encoding DUF3243 domain-containing protein, with translation MGNNIDERVEAKLDSIGQEEKEEILKNFSSFKSYLSGKVAAGEKMGLSDEVLAKATEKVAGYLANHEEPRNREEHVLQQLWKSGDKDQQQALSHMLLNMVKNG, from the coding sequence TTGGGAAACAATATAGACGAACGTGTCGAAGCTAAGCTTGATAGCATTGGTCAAGAAGAAAAAGAAGAAATTCTAAAAAACTTTTCTAGCTTTAAATCGTATTTATCCGGAAAAGTTGCAGCCGGTGAAAAAATGGGACTTAGTGATGAAGTTTTAGCTAAAGCTACCGAAAAAGTTGCTGGTTATTTAGCCAACCACGAAGAACCACGTAACCGAGAAGAACATGTTCTTCAACAATTGTGGAAAAGCGGAGACAAAGATCAGCAACAAGCACTCAGCCATATGCTTTTGAACATGGTTAAAAATGGCTGA
- a CDS encoding biotin transporter BioY, with amino-acid sequence MRNERLKMMIVAAMFAAIIAVAAQIMINIPPVPFTLMTIAVMLTATILGAKYSTLAVTVYVLMGIIGIPVFAGMKGGFGYILGPTGGYLIAIIPAALFVGWYLDTFQYSKVQAMIANIIAVFIILLLGSIWLKVAAELPWDAAFKGGMLPFVLPDLAKAVVAALIGIIIRTRLVAAKLI; translated from the coding sequence ATGAGAAACGAGCGTTTAAAAATGATGATTGTAGCAGCAATGTTTGCAGCGATCATCGCAGTTGCTGCACAAATTATGATTAATATACCACCAGTACCGTTTACATTAATGACGATTGCGGTAATGTTAACAGCAACTATATTAGGAGCAAAGTATAGCACACTTGCAGTAACTGTGTATGTGTTGATGGGGATAATAGGTATTCCAGTATTCGCCGGCATGAAAGGTGGATTCGGTTATATACTTGGTCCGACTGGTGGTTACCTAATAGCAATAATACCTGCAGCTTTATTTGTTGGGTGGTATTTAGATACATTTCAGTATTCAAAAGTACAAGCAATGATTGCAAATATAATAGCTGTATTTATCATATTACTCCTTGGCTCAATTTGGCTCAAGGTAGCTGCAGAACTGCCTTGGGATGCAGCGTTTAAAGGGGGAATGTTACCATTTGTGCTTCCTGACCTAGCGAAAGCGGTTGTTGCTGCGTTAATAGGTATTATCATTCGTACAAGACTAGTAGCGGCAAAACTAATATAG
- a CDS encoding DnaJ family domain-containing protein, which yields MDNDSFNKPSNDLIGDILKEYSKTGGMDNLKGAGKPISEEYFSGDIFQHFQKIAKDAGFKPHWLKLQHEIKDELNDIAQKYANGEKEGLQFRVTKVNEKIMQYNKACPPPMQKGTVRLETIDSAISRW from the coding sequence ATGGATAATGATAGCTTCAATAAGCCAAGTAATGATTTGATAGGAGATATTTTAAAGGAGTACTCAAAGACAGGTGGTATGGATAATCTAAAGGGAGCAGGCAAGCCGATTTCGGAGGAATATTTCTCGGGGGACATCTTTCAACACTTTCAAAAAATTGCGAAGGATGCGGGATTTAAACCACACTGGTTAAAGCTCCAGCATGAGATAAAAGACGAATTGAATGATATTGCCCAAAAATATGCAAATGGTGAAAAAGAAGGCTTACAATTTAGAGTAACAAAAGTGAATGAGAAAATAATGCAGTATAACAAAGCTTGTCCGCCACCTATGCAAAAAGGAACAGTGAGATTAGAAACAATAGATTCAGCTATTAGTAGATGGTAA
- a CDS encoding PH domain-containing protein, with product MKFRSKIDRTFIIMMSVALFIVALATLWPVAYELFFTNSPEYTAIWIMTVLFFVCAGFLIWISLDIQYIFYDDFLYVKGGPFRSKIKYKDMTKINKSSNILAGYRILSSKDALEIHYKNSLMGSIIISPDNQEQFIKVLLDKAAHIAHARL from the coding sequence ATGAAATTCCGTTCAAAAATAGATCGGACATTTATAATCATGATGTCGGTTGCGCTATTTATTGTTGCTTTAGCGACATTGTGGCCGGTCGCATACGAATTGTTTTTTACAAATTCACCTGAATATACTGCTATATGGATAATGACTGTATTGTTTTTTGTATGTGCAGGTTTCCTAATATGGATTTCCTTAGATATCCAATACATTTTTTATGATGATTTTCTGTATGTCAAAGGGGGTCCTTTTCGGAGTAAAATAAAGTATAAGGATATGACAAAGATAAATAAATCATCCAATATATTAGCTGGATATCGAATTCTATCTTCCAAGGATGCACTTGAAATTCATTATAAAAACTCGTTAATGGGGAGTATAATTATTTCTCCCGACAATCAAGAACAGTTTATAAAAGTATTATTAGATAAAGCAGCACATATTGCTCATGCAAGATTGTGA
- a CDS encoding AI-2E family transporter, which translates to MTKKLWFQTGVAILLTLVIIRMFMEVKGIFSPLLIIGQTIFLPLLIGGVLFYLSRPLLTLLESVKFPRWASILSVFVVIGLIGWLFYALIGPHLTKQVNTLVKNTPEIVKDVEQFTKYVLSQKNLLPDNLQHTVNDATGKINDIAVSAGSFLFKFIQNVFQGVFLLVLVPFFLVYMLKDHEKFAPFVSSFFRGEKKTWIRKTLADIDDTLRSYIQGQLFVSFLVGLMLLIGYFTIKLEYALLLAIFGMVMNVIPFLGPYIAVVPAIIIALIQKPKLAIYVAIIMLVAQQIESNFITPNVMGKSLDIHPLTVITVILAAGNIAGLWGIILAIPTYAVIKVILKNIYAHRKGIKDAATKSI; encoded by the coding sequence ATGACAAAGAAACTTTGGTTTCAAACAGGAGTAGCCATACTACTGACATTAGTTATTATTCGTATGTTCATGGAAGTCAAAGGTATTTTTTCACCACTTTTGATAATTGGACAAACGATATTTTTACCTTTACTTATAGGTGGTGTACTTTTTTATCTATCACGTCCGCTGCTAACTTTGCTGGAGTCAGTTAAATTTCCAAGATGGGCAAGTATTCTATCGGTATTTGTTGTGATTGGTCTAATTGGATGGCTATTTTATGCCCTAATTGGTCCTCATCTTACAAAACAGGTGAATACACTAGTTAAAAATACACCGGAGATTGTAAAAGATGTCGAGCAATTTACAAAATATGTACTTTCTCAAAAGAATCTATTACCAGATAACCTTCAACATACAGTAAATGATGCTACAGGGAAGATTAATGATATAGCCGTTTCAGCTGGCTCCTTCCTTTTCAAATTCATCCAAAATGTATTCCAAGGGGTTTTCTTGCTAGTACTTGTACCGTTTTTCCTTGTGTATATGTTAAAGGATCACGAAAAGTTTGCACCCTTTGTTTCTAGTTTTTTTAGAGGTGAGAAAAAGACTTGGATACGTAAGACTTTAGCAGACATTGATGATACATTGCGTTCATATATTCAAGGTCAATTATTTGTCAGCTTTTTAGTTGGATTGATGTTGCTGATTGGATATTTTACTATTAAATTAGAATATGCTTTATTACTAGCGATATTTGGAATGGTGATGAATGTTATTCCATTTTTAGGGCCATATATTGCGGTTGTTCCAGCAATAATAATTGCGCTTATCCAAAAACCAAAGCTAGCAATTTATGTAGCAATTATTATGTTAGTAGCGCAGCAAATTGAAAGTAATTTCATCACACCGAACGTAATGGGGAAATCACTAGATATTCATCCATTAACGGTTATTACGGTTATTTTGGCAGCTGGGAATATCGCCGGATTATGGGGAATTATATTAGCAATTCCTACCTACGCAGTGATTAAAGTTATTTTAAAAAATATCTATGCACACCGAAAGGGCATAAAGGATGCAGCTACAAAGTCGATTTAG
- a CDS encoding NUDIX hydrolase, whose amino-acid sequence MEYYKQLRKYVGHQPLILPGSNVLILNDKGQVLLQEREPGIFGLPGGLMELGESFEDTARREVLEETGLYIGALQLCQVYSGPDYYVENSNGDTFYSVSAVYKTFEYSGEILADGVESVSLQFFSPTKLPDGIMVSYRKFIEDALL is encoded by the coding sequence ATGGAGTACTATAAGCAACTCAGAAAATACGTAGGGCATCAGCCCCTTATTCTACCAGGCTCGAATGTACTTATATTGAATGATAAAGGACAAGTGTTACTGCAAGAACGAGAGCCAGGTATTTTCGGACTACCTGGTGGATTAATGGAACTCGGAGAAAGCTTCGAGGATACAGCTAGACGTGAAGTATTGGAAGAAACCGGGCTCTATATAGGAGCACTCCAGCTTTGCCAAGTCTATTCTGGTCCGGACTATTATGTTGAAAATTCAAATGGTGATACGTTCTATTCAGTTTCTGCAGTTTACAAAACCTTCGAATACAGTGGAGAGATTTTAGCAGATGGAGTTGAATCCGTTAGCCTTCAATTTTTTTCACCTACTAAATTGCCTGATGGAATTATGGTGAGCTATCGTAAGTTTATTGAAGATGCTTTGCTTTAA
- a CDS encoding DEAD/DEAH box helicase: MHFKEFKLDEKILHAIEQLGYTEPTEVQQKVIPVVLEKQDVLVKSKTGSGKTASFATPLCELVDWEENKPQALVLTPTRELAVQVQEDITNIGRYKRIKGLALYGKSPFARQKLALKQKTHIIVGTPGRVLDHIEKGTLDVSKMEYLVIDEADEMLNMGFLEQVESIIKLLPKARTTMLFSATLSDQIKKLSTKYMKQAVSIEIDASEENAPDIEHVKYVVVEELKLSLLEKLTIVENPDSCIIFCRTKERVEQLVDVLDEKGYTADKIHGGMMQEDRFEVMDDFRRGEFRYLIATDVAARGIDIDDITHVIHYDVPLEEESYVHRTGRTGRAGRSGKSIMLATPFEDKFVREIESFIGFEIPTASEPTKEEIVKGRAAFDVKMQEQPEAKKSKGEQLNANITKLYFNGGKKKKIRAVDFVGTIAKIEGVSADDIGIITIQDTVSYVEILNGKGPLVLKKMRNTTVKGKLLKVHIANK; this comes from the coding sequence GTGCATTTTAAAGAGTTTAAGTTAGACGAGAAAATTTTACATGCCATTGAACAGTTAGGCTACACAGAGCCAACAGAAGTGCAGCAAAAAGTAATACCGGTTGTTTTAGAGAAACAGGATGTATTAGTGAAATCTAAAACGGGTAGTGGAAAAACAGCTTCTTTTGCGACGCCATTATGTGAGCTTGTAGACTGGGAAGAAAACAAACCTCAAGCATTAGTGTTAACACCTACACGAGAACTAGCGGTACAAGTCCAAGAAGATATTACAAATATCGGTCGTTATAAACGTATAAAAGGGCTGGCACTATATGGGAAGTCACCTTTTGCTAGACAAAAATTAGCTCTAAAGCAAAAAACACATATCATTGTTGGTACACCTGGTAGAGTATTAGACCATATAGAAAAGGGAACGCTAGATGTGTCTAAAATGGAGTATCTTGTTATTGATGAAGCAGATGAAATGCTGAATATGGGCTTTTTAGAACAAGTGGAATCCATTATTAAATTACTTCCAAAAGCGCGCACGACGATGTTATTTTCAGCGACACTTTCGGACCAAATTAAAAAATTAAGTACGAAGTATATGAAACAAGCAGTATCCATTGAAATTGACGCATCTGAAGAAAATGCTCCAGATATTGAACATGTGAAGTATGTTGTAGTAGAGGAGTTAAAGCTTTCGCTACTTGAAAAGCTAACAATTGTCGAGAATCCCGACAGTTGTATTATCTTCTGTCGTACAAAAGAACGTGTAGAACAGCTTGTAGATGTATTAGATGAAAAAGGCTATACAGCTGATAAAATTCATGGCGGTATGATGCAGGAGGACCGCTTCGAAGTGATGGATGATTTCCGAAGAGGGGAATTCCGTTATCTAATTGCTACGGATGTTGCAGCTCGTGGGATTGATATAGATGATATTACTCACGTTATTCATTACGATGTTCCATTAGAGGAAGAAAGTTATGTCCATCGTACAGGTAGAACAGGACGAGCAGGGCGTAGTGGTAAATCGATTATGCTGGCAACTCCTTTTGAGGATAAGTTTGTAAGAGAGATTGAATCATTTATAGGTTTCGAAATTCCTACAGCATCAGAGCCTACAAAAGAGGAAATTGTAAAAGGTCGTGCTGCATTTGACGTGAAAATGCAGGAGCAGCCAGAAGCAAAAAAATCTAAAGGTGAGCAGCTAAACGCGAACATTACAAAACTGTATTTCAATGGCGGAAAGAAAAAGAAAATCCGTGCAGTCGATTTTGTTGGAACTATCGCTAAAATCGAAGGAGTCTCAGCAGATGATATTGGAATCATCACGATTCAAGATACCGTGTCTTATGTAGAAATTTTAAACGGCAAAGGTCCGCTTGTATTGAAAAAAATGAGAAATACAACAGTTAAAGGTAAATTACTGAAAGTGCATATCGCCAATAAATAA
- a CDS encoding AraC family ligand binding domain-containing protein produces MNLVDTPYVLEEKEKQITNVLKEDFDMLNIQLRAGEEVKEHHANANVLIVVRRGKVQFTVEGTEHVVTTENILHMKPLEKHSLKALEDSDIVVTKISL; encoded by the coding sequence ATGAATTTAGTTGATACACCTTATGTATTGGAAGAAAAAGAGAAGCAAATTACAAATGTTCTAAAAGAAGATTTTGATATGTTGAATATTCAATTACGAGCTGGGGAAGAAGTAAAGGAACATCATGCCAATGCAAATGTGTTAATTGTCGTACGAAGAGGGAAGGTACAGTTTACGGTAGAAGGAACGGAGCATGTTGTAACTACAGAGAACATCTTGCATATGAAACCATTAGAAAAACATTCGTTAAAAGCATTAGAAGATTCGGATATAGTAGTAACTAAAATTAGTTTGTAA
- a CDS encoding DUF2187 family protein, protein MSFQRQPKEVSPFVAARKIDEKISFTRNDHEVQGTIFKILEQSVIVEISTEDAKKINVPSNLTVVSHKNYTVI, encoded by the coding sequence ATGAGTTTCCAACGACAACCTAAGGAAGTTTCACCCTTTGTGGCAGCTAGGAAAATTGATGAGAAGATCTCTTTCACTCGTAATGATCACGAAGTACAAGGAACTATTTTTAAAATTTTAGAGCAATCGGTAATTGTTGAAATTTCTACCGAAGATGCTAAAAAGATTAATGTCCCTTCGAATCTTACGGTAGTATCTCATAAAAACTACACGGTAATATAA
- the recQ gene encoding DNA helicase RecQ gives MLDKARQLLQTYFGYDSFREGQETVINYVLDENSSLCVMPTGGGKSLCYQIPALMLEGTTIVISPLISLMKDQVDTLTQAGIPATFINSTLTAEEVRETMEEVQNGQYRLLYIAPERLESPNFLNQLKKVKVPLIAVDEAHCISQWGHDFRPSYRAIHRLKEVFTEQPTVLALTATATPAVRDDICRLLQIQEDNTVITGFARSNLAFSVVLGQDKNKFLKEFIKKNTNEVGIIYAATRKTVDLLYDLLNRAGIQTAKYHAGLPEAFRNKEQERFLTDEAQVMVATNAFGMGIDKSNVRYVIHYQLPKNMESYYQEAGRAGRDGLPSECVVLYASQDVQTQRFLIDQAMDRERIPQELEKLQGMVDYCHTENCLQQFIVTYFGESDAARCGRCGNCTDSREVQDVTKEVQMVLSCVVRMGQRFGKTMTAQVLTGSQNKKVIDFGFTKLSTYGILKSKSLKEVSGLMEFMIAEGFLSVNHGSLPTIYVSDAGKEVLLGNRVVERKGVTVTKQIAKNDPLFERLRILRKKIADEAGVPPFVIFSDKTLQHMCAERPQTEEQLLEIHGIGANKREKYGQAFLEEIHNYITV, from the coding sequence GTGTTAGATAAAGCACGTCAATTATTACAAACTTATTTTGGATATGATTCGTTTCGCGAAGGCCAAGAAACGGTTATTAACTATGTATTAGATGAGAATTCTAGTTTATGTGTAATGCCTACTGGGGGAGGGAAGTCTCTTTGCTACCAAATCCCTGCCTTAATGTTAGAAGGCACTACAATTGTTATCTCTCCATTAATATCCCTTATGAAAGACCAAGTGGATACTTTAACTCAGGCTGGGATTCCTGCAACCTTCATAAACAGTACGTTAACTGCAGAAGAAGTAAGAGAAACAATGGAAGAGGTACAAAATGGTCAATATCGTTTACTCTACATAGCACCGGAGCGTTTAGAATCGCCCAACTTTTTAAATCAATTAAAAAAGGTAAAGGTTCCATTAATAGCAGTGGACGAGGCGCATTGTATTTCACAATGGGGGCATGATTTCCGACCAAGCTATCGTGCTATTCATCGGTTAAAGGAAGTATTTACAGAGCAGCCAACTGTACTTGCCCTAACCGCTACTGCAACTCCGGCTGTCCGGGATGATATATGCCGATTGTTACAAATTCAAGAGGATAATACAGTAATCACTGGATTTGCAAGGTCAAACCTTGCGTTTTCAGTCGTATTAGGACAAGATAAAAATAAATTTTTAAAAGAATTCATAAAGAAAAATACGAACGAAGTAGGAATTATTTACGCAGCGACAAGAAAAACAGTAGACCTGTTATATGATTTACTAAATAGAGCAGGTATTCAGACTGCGAAGTATCATGCCGGACTTCCAGAGGCGTTTCGAAATAAGGAACAAGAGCGTTTTTTAACAGATGAAGCACAGGTGATGGTTGCGACCAATGCATTTGGTATGGGAATCGATAAATCCAATGTCCGCTATGTAATCCACTATCAGTTGCCGAAAAATATGGAGAGCTACTATCAGGAAGCTGGGAGAGCGGGACGAGATGGTTTACCAAGTGAATGTGTCGTTTTGTATGCATCGCAGGACGTTCAAACGCAACGATTTTTAATAGATCAAGCAATGGATCGTGAACGAATCCCTCAGGAGCTTGAGAAACTGCAAGGAATGGTGGATTATTGTCACACCGAAAATTGCCTGCAACAGTTTATTGTTACTTATTTTGGAGAGTCAGATGCTGCTAGATGTGGTCGATGTGGAAACTGCACAGATTCTAGGGAAGTCCAAGACGTAACAAAGGAAGTTCAAATGGTTCTTTCGTGTGTTGTTAGAATGGGGCAAAGATTTGGCAAGACGATGACTGCTCAAGTATTGACTGGTTCTCAAAACAAAAAAGTAATCGATTTTGGTTTTACGAAGTTATCAACTTACGGCATATTAAAGAGTAAGTCATTAAAAGAAGTGTCTGGCTTAATGGAGTTTATGATTGCAGAAGGGTTTCTTTCAGTAAATCATGGTAGCTTACCAACCATTTATGTATCCGATGCAGGAAAAGAAGTATTGTTGGGGAATAGGGTAGTGGAACGCAAAGGTGTAACTGTAACGAAGCAAATCGCGAAGAATGACCCGTTGTTCGAAAGACTAAGAATACTTCGGAAAAAAATTGCGGACGAAGCAGGTGTACCACCATTTGTTATTTTTTCTGATAAGACTCTACAGCATATGTGTGCAGAGCGTCCGCAAACCGAAGAACAATTATTAGAAATTCACGGAATAGGTGCAAACAAACGAGAAAAATATGGACAAGCTTTTCTCGAGGAGATTCACAATTATATTACCGTGTAG
- a CDS encoding class I SAM-dependent rRNA methyltransferase — protein sequence MRNELDIKVTETLAQDLQKGVPILMKDGFHETESLEEGSILKLKNAAGKFIGKGYVGKQNKGIGWLLTKNENEKIDKSFFQKKIATAISHREDYYHNTDTTAFRIFNGEGDGIGGLIIDYFDGFYLISWYSEGIYSFKDMILEALEASVSYKGIYEKKRFDTKGQYVEDDDFVKGERGEFPLNVKENGQHFAIYLNDGAMVGVFLDQRDVRKTIRDNYSKGKTVLNTFSYTGAFSVFAASGGATKTTSVDLAKRSLSKTTEQFEVNGIDVEKQDIIVMDVFDYFKYAKRKELSFDMVILDPPSFARSKKYTFSSAKDYTKLLMDAINITEKNGVIVASTNNATFGMKKFKTFVEKAFKESNRKYTIEEEFSLPSDFRTSPLFKEGNYLKVLFIKVK from the coding sequence ATGCGAAATGAATTAGATATCAAAGTAACTGAAACACTTGCCCAAGATTTACAAAAAGGCGTTCCGATTTTAATGAAAGACGGCTTCCACGAGACAGAATCTCTTGAGGAAGGAAGCATTTTAAAGCTGAAAAATGCTGCTGGCAAATTTATCGGTAAAGGCTATGTCGGAAAACAAAATAAAGGGATTGGCTGGCTGTTAACGAAAAATGAAAATGAAAAAATTGACAAATCCTTTTTCCAAAAGAAAATAGCTACAGCAATTAGTCATCGTGAGGATTATTATCATAATACTGATACAACAGCCTTTCGTATATTCAACGGTGAAGGAGACGGTATCGGCGGTTTAATCATTGACTATTTTGATGGATTCTATTTAATCAGCTGGTATAGTGAGGGTATTTATTCCTTTAAAGATATGATTTTGGAAGCATTAGAAGCTTCAGTTTCTTATAAAGGAATTTATGAAAAGAAACGTTTTGATACAAAGGGTCAATATGTCGAAGACGATGATTTCGTTAAAGGTGAACGCGGAGAGTTTCCACTCAACGTAAAAGAAAATGGGCAGCACTTTGCTATTTACTTAAATGATGGAGCAATGGTTGGGGTGTTTTTAGACCAACGCGATGTTCGTAAAACAATTCGAGATAACTATTCGAAAGGAAAAACAGTACTGAATACATTCTCGTATACTGGAGCTTTTTCTGTATTTGCTGCATCTGGTGGTGCTACAAAAACAACCAGTGTCGATCTTGCCAAACGAAGCTTAAGTAAAACGACTGAACAATTTGAAGTAAATGGAATCGATGTCGAAAAGCAAGACATTATCGTGATGGATGTATTTGATTATTTTAAATACGCGAAACGGAAGGAATTATCCTTTGATATGGTCATTCTCGATCCACCTAGCTTTGCACGTTCAAAAAAGTATACATTTAGTTCTGCTAAAGACTATACAAAATTACTAATGGATGCTATTAATATTACAGAAAAAAATGGTGTTATTGTAGCATCTACTAATAATGCTACATTTGGTATGAAAAAATTCAAAACGTTTGTGGAAAAAGCTTTTAAGGAGAGTAACCGAAAATACACAATTGAGGAAGAGTTTTCCCTTCCAAGCGATTTCAGAACCTCTCCCCTTTTTAAAGAGGGTAATTATTTGAAGGTGCTGTTCATAAAAGTGAAGTAA
- a CDS encoding GatB/YqeY domain-containing protein has translation MLKTIVFDQIKRAMKEKDVLAKGVLTILKSALDNAEKEKGSALTPEEEIAIVNREVKQTNQALEGAKEANREDLIEKENAKLKLLASFLPKQLTEEEIVTILTEAGVTKGMNMGDAMKIAKPLLTGKADGSTMSKVVKSMI, from the coding sequence ATGTTAAAAACGATTGTTTTCGACCAAATAAAACGCGCGATGAAAGAAAAAGATGTACTAGCTAAGGGAGTATTAACCATACTAAAATCTGCACTGGATAATGCGGAAAAAGAAAAAGGATCTGCCCTTACACCAGAAGAAGAAATTGCCATCGTAAATAGAGAAGTGAAACAAACAAACCAGGCTTTAGAAGGTGCAAAAGAAGCAAATCGTGAGGATTTAATAGAAAAAGAAAATGCAAAACTAAAACTACTAGCAAGCTTCTTGCCAAAACAATTAACTGAAGAAGAAATTGTGACGATCTTAACTGAAGCTGGAGTTACAAAAGGCATGAACATGGGAGATGCAATGAAAATTGCTAAGCCATTACTTACAGGAAAAGCTGATGGATCCACTATGTCTAAAGTAGTGAAAAGCATGATTTAA
- a CDS encoding ferritin — translation MLSKNLHKALNDQMNFEFYSAHTYLAAAAYCTAEAYDGFANFFLVQAEEERFHAMKFYNFLSDLGYRATIDGFDKPGNEFSSTLDVFETSLKHEKEVTRRIYHLSDIALDEREHATMAFLKWFIDEQVEEEASFDTLINKIKRIENDSNAMFMLDSELATRTFTPDEA, via the coding sequence ATGCTGTCTAAAAATTTACATAAAGCATTAAACGATCAAATGAACTTTGAGTTTTATTCTGCACATACCTATCTTGCTGCGGCTGCTTATTGTACGGCTGAAGCATACGATGGATTTGCTAATTTCTTTTTAGTTCAGGCAGAAGAAGAACGTTTCCATGCTATGAAATTTTATAACTTTTTAAGTGACTTAGGCTACCGAGCTACAATTGATGGATTTGACAAGCCGGGCAATGAGTTTTCTTCGACTTTAGACGTTTTTGAAACTTCTTTAAAACATGAAAAAGAAGTGACGCGTCGAATTTATCATCTATCTGATATTGCATTAGATGAACGTGAACATGCAACTATGGCATTCTTAAAATGGTTCATTGATGAGCAAGTAGAGGAAGAGGCATCATTTGATACTCTAATTAACAAAATTAAACGTATTGAAAATGATTCTAATGCTATGTTTATGCTAGACTCTGAGTTAGCAACCAGAACATTCACACCGGACGAAGCATAA
- a CDS encoding phytoene/squalene synthase family protein yields the protein MHDVATLQKEAMDMLKKTSRTFYIPITFLEPKLKKAVASAYLCMRAIDEIEDHESLDPQDKQEILLSTSKLLLADFDKQAYGELVEDYQDILPPVSLRLGDWLEICPADLLETVKTYTSEMAEGMAKWVGKNWQVKTKEDLDEYTYYVAGLVGVMLSDLWKWSADINTDRNLAIAYGRGLQAVNILRNKDEDSERGVQFFPEGWTRADMFDYAEDNLAQADEYIKSINRKSILLFCKLPLALAHKTLKALKNGKEKMTRSEVEQTVEEVQAEV from the coding sequence GTGCATGATGTAGCAACGTTACAAAAAGAAGCGATGGACATGCTAAAGAAAACAAGTAGAACTTTTTATATTCCAATTACTTTTTTAGAACCTAAACTAAAAAAGGCGGTTGCTTCTGCTTATTTATGCATGCGTGCGATAGACGAGATTGAAGATCATGAATCATTAGATCCACAAGATAAACAGGAAATACTGCTATCTACAAGTAAACTATTGTTAGCAGATTTTGATAAACAAGCGTATGGAGAACTAGTTGAAGACTATCAAGATATACTTCCTCCAGTATCTCTTAGATTAGGGGACTGGTTGGAAATTTGCCCGGCTGATTTATTAGAAACTGTAAAAACCTATACTAGTGAAATGGCAGAAGGAATGGCTAAATGGGTAGGTAAGAACTGGCAAGTGAAGACAAAAGAAGATCTCGATGAGTATACCTATTATGTAGCAGGTCTTGTTGGTGTGATGCTTTCGGATTTATGGAAGTGGAGTGCAGATATAAATACAGACCGTAATTTAGCAATTGCATATGGACGCGGTCTTCAAGCAGTTAATATATTGCGAAACAAGGACGAAGATAGCGAACGTGGTGTACAATTCTTCCCAGAAGGATGGACAAGAGCAGACATGTTCGATTATGCAGAAGACAATTTAGCACAAGCAGATGAATACATCAAGAGTATCAACCGCAAAAGTATATTGTTATTCTGTAAATTACCTCTTGCACTCGCTCACAAAACACTGAAAGCACTAAAGAACGGGAAAGAAAAAATGACCCGATCAGAGGTAGAGCAAACTGTAGAGGAAGTACAAGCGGAGGTTTAA